The Chlorocebus sabaeus isolate Y175 chromosome 16, mChlSab1.0.hap1, whole genome shotgun sequence genome window below encodes:
- the DCAKD gene encoding dephospho-CoA kinase domain-containing protein, whose amino-acid sequence MFLVGLTGGIASGKSSVIQVFQQLGCAVIDVDVMARHVVQPGYPAHRRIVEAFGTEVLLENGDINRKVLGDLIFNQPDRRQLLNAITHPEIRKEMMKETFKYFLRGYRYVILDIPLLFETKKLLKYMKHTVVVYCDRDTQLARLMRRNSLNRKDAEARINAQLPLTDKARMARHVLDNSGEWSVTKRQVILLHAELERSLEYLPLRLGVLTGLAAIASLLYLLTRYLLPYA is encoded by the exons ATGTTCCTGGTGGGCCTGACAGGGGGCATTGCCTCAGGCAAGAGCTCAGTGATCCAGGTGTTCCAGCAGCTGGGCTGTGCAGTGATTGACGTGGACGTCATGGCCCGGCATG TTGTGCAGCCAGGATACCCTGCCCACCGGCGCATCGTAGAGGCCTTCGGCACTGAAGTCTTGCTGGAGAACGGCGACATAAATCGCAAGGTCCTGGGGGATCTGATCTTTAACCAACCTGACCGGCGGCAGCTGCTCAACGCCATCACCCACCCTGAGATCCGCAAGGAGATGATGAAGGAGACCTTCAAGTACTTCCTCCGGG GATATCGCTACGTGATTCTGGATATCCCCCTGCTGTTTGAGACCAAGAAGTTGCTCAAGTACATGAAGCACACCGTGGTAGTATACTG TGACCGGGACACACAGCTGGCGCGGCTGATGCGGCGGAACAGCCTGAACCGCAAGGACGCAGAGGCCCGCATCAATGCCCAGCTGCCCCTGACAGACAAGGCCCGCATGGCCCGCCATGTCCTAGACAACTCGGGCGAGTGGAGCGTCACCAAACGCCAGGTCATCCTCTTGCACGCTGAGTTGGAACGCTCCCTGGAATACCTGCCTCTGAGGCTCGGGGTCCTCACAGGGCTCGCTGCCATTGCCAGCCTCCTCTACCTGCTCACCCGCTACCTTCTGCCTTACGCCTAG